The DNA segment CTGTTTGCCACAGTTACCCACGCTCAAACAGCTTCAACATCATATGTGATCACTAACGGTAGTTGTCTGCGTGTCCGTGAAGATGCCAACCTCAATTCCCGAATTTTGGACTGTCTTCCTAATCGTACTCAAATACAGACTACGGAAATTATCAATGGTTTCGCTCGGCTATCTCGAAATAGATTCGTTTCGGCAAGATGGATTGGCAGTACACCAAATAACCGTCCTGTCAACCCTATTGGTGGTACAGGTGGGCAAGTTAATCTGACTTTGGGATCTAGGGGTGCGGCTGTGACAGAAGTTCAAAGAGCTTTGGGTGTGCAACAAACGGGATATTATGGACCTACAACTACTCGCGTAGTCCGAGAATTTCAGGCTCGGAATAACTTACGTGTAGATGGTATTGTCGGCCCCCAAACTCGCAGTGCAATTTTTAGACCTGGCAACCAAACTGCTACTGGTACAGGTGGGCAAGTTAATCTGAGTTTGGGATCTAGCGGTGCGGCTGTAACAGAAGTTCAAAGAGCTTTAGGTGTGCAACAAACTGGATATTATGGCCCGACCACGACTCGCGTAGTCCGAGAATTTCAGGCTCGGAATAACTTACGTGTAGATGGCATCGTCGGACCCCAAACTCGCAGTGCAATTTTTAGAACTTAAGCTCTAAATAATTTTGCACAATTTCTAAAATGCGTTCGGCTGCATGACCATCTCCATAGGGATTTATGGCGTTTGCCATTGCTTGATAGACTTTGGGTTGACTGAGTAATTCACCAGCAGCTTGAACAATGTTTTGGGTTGTAGTTCCGACAAGTTTAGCTGTACCCGCAGTGACAGCCTCTGGCCTTTCTGTTGTATCTCTGAGAACCAATACTGGTTTTCCCAGGCTAGGGGCTTCTTCTTGCAAACCACCTGAATCAGTTAATAAGAAATGCGATCGCTCAATGGCTCCCACAAGTTCGGCATAATCTAAAGGTTCAATTAAAAAGATGCGCGGATGGTTTCCTAAAAGTTTCTGTAATGGTTCTCGCACTGTGGGGTTACGGTGCAATGGTAATAGCAAGGCTGTATCAGAAAACTTATCTAATATCTGTAAAAATGCTTGAGCGATCGCTTGCAGTGGTTCTCCCCAATTTTCCCGTCGATGGACTGTTGCTAACAAGGTACGATATGAGTTCCAATCTAAACCTGGTACATTACAGGCGGGTTTACTTGCAGCTACATTTAAAAGTGCATCAATGACGGTGTTACCTGTGATGTGAATTTCTCCCAAAACCCCAGAACGTTGTAAGTTCTCCGCCGCCCAAGGCGTTGGCGCAAAATGTAACTGCGTCAGTTGAGAAATCAACCGCCGATTTGCTTCTTCTGGATAGGGATTAAATAAGTCATCAGTTCTTAACCCAGCTTCTACATGACCAACAGGAATTTTTTGATAAAAAGCTGCCAAAGCTGCGGCAAAAGCGGTGGTAGTATCTCCCTGAACTATGACGAAATCCGGCTGACTTTTTTGAAATAATGCTTCTAATCCCTGTAAGCTGCGGCAAGTAATATCATTTAAAGTTTGCTGAGGCTGCATAATTTCTAGATCATCATCAGCCTTCAGGTGGAACAACTGCATCACTTGCTCAACCATCTCCCGATGCTGTCCAGTTAAAATTAGCTGTAACTCAAATATTGGCGACTGTTGAAATACTTGAATGACTGGAGCAAGTTTAATGGCTTCCGGTCGTGTACCCAAAATAATGCAAATTTTCTGTTTAATGGTCATTTTTTTTAAATATATAAATATACAAAACTAGTAAACTCTGAACCTGAGCGCTAAAGCACTCACTACAAACTATAGCAATCCTATTTAAATTGGGAAAATTGCCAGCTATAAAATCCCGGTATCTTGAAGACAGCGGGATTCTACATTGCTCACAAAAATGGAAATATGAAAAAACCCGGCTTAACCGGGCAGATGCTCTGTTTGTCGAATGAAAAATGACGAACTATACCTCGATGTCACAAGTTAAAGGACAAGCAGCATATACAGAAGTCTGCATTTGTTCAGCTTCTCCATTTAACCAGTTCAACCACTTGACTTGGTTCGGATGTATACCCTTAAAAGTCAATACGCCAGCAGCGATCATGACTGCCAAGACGTTAAACATGATTAAACCGCCTGATACGAGCAGAACTGCACTAACAGGCATTACAGATTGCAACACAATTGACAACAAGCATCCGACCGTAGCCATTACAAAGACTAATGGAAAACCGACAACCAGCAAGCATACTGCCAATGTGAAAGTCCAAATCAAAAAACTTTTGATCATCATCAAGGAGTAGGTCTTTCCTAGATTAGAGCTTTGAGCCGAAACCATGACTTTTCCTCCTAAAAATATACAGCAAGGTTTTTATCTCAGTCATATATCGTTTTTAACGAGTTAACTGAATCGTTGAATTGATTGATTGAAGTTTCAGTATATAAAAAGGTTTTCATAAAATGAGCATTTATTTACTAAACTTTACACTTGATTTTTTGTACCTGTGAATGTAACGTCAACTTCACATTTAATTAGTGACCTAGTTTGTGGCATCTATCTTTAGGAATAGAGCATAATCTGCCTTTGTTCTACAAGTGCATTTACCACTCTAGAATTCAGCTTTGCTTAACACTTCTTATAAAAACTGCCCTCTATTCTCATAATTCTCATAAAAGTTGGAAAAATTTGTCCCTGTTAATTTTGGGATCTATTTGTGTATGTGCTTGACCGAAGAGGCAGAGGAGCAGGGAGCGACAAGGCGGGGCGACTTGAAACTCTCTTGCCAAAAGGGTTATGAGCAACTAAATTTATTTATGCTCCAAGGAAAAGATTTATGAATCGTAGACGCGGTTCTCTACGAGATGCTTTGCACAAGAAATAATGCGTCCTTGTTTGAGAGCAACTACATTTATGGGGTCTTCTCCCCTGCTCCCTTTCCTGTTTGTTGACACCAAAAATTCTTAGTGAGCAGACTTAGTATTTAAACTTACTTTTAATTATAGCTATATATACTGTAGGGCTTGAAGGGATGTAGTGTGTTAAACAAGTCTATATGCGAAGAAATTCAAAATATTATTTTGAGGCAAAAGATATCCAAGTATGAAAAATCGAATCTAACCGATTGTGTCCTTGAAATTCTTAGTCAGCTTTTCAGGGCATTCAAAGCAACCACCCACAAGAGATTTTCTCCGGATTTCAGTTGATAAGTTCTACATTTTAAAGTTATATGACAGAATCACAGATTCCCACAAATTCAAATCCTGTTGCGCCTCGGAACATACCGCCAGTACCGCCACCTCCGCCATCTTTATTGACACAACGCCAGTCTACACAAACGTTGGATATGTCAATTCATAAGAATTCCAGCCATCGTCCGGGTAGTCCCCCACCGATGACTACTTCTCTAATTGTCAAAAGTAGCAGTCCAGCGATTAGTTTAGCGCAGATGATTAGAGAAGCTTATGATTTAGAATATTCTGATCTTCATGTGGGAGTAGGTGAAATCCCCCGTTTCCGTAACCGAGGAGAAATTCAAATCACGGATCATCCAGAAACAGATTCAGAGACATTTATGAGTTGGTTGAGGGAGGTGTTGACTGAGGCAGAAATTAAGCATTTTCAAGAACATCTAGAATTTGATGGTGCAACTCAGTACGACTTTGCTCGTGTGAGAATTAACGTTTTTGGCTCCCTCAAAGGCTATGCAATGGTGATGCGGTTAATTCCCCTGAGAATCTTGTCTATGGAACAGTTGAGATTACCGCCTGTGCTTCGGGATATTTGCCATTACCACAAAGGGTTAATTTTAGTGACTGGCCCAACTGGTTCTGGTAAATCAACGACAATGGCGGCAATGATTGACTATATCAATAGAGAGATGGCTAAACATATCATCACCATTGAAGACCCGATTGAATTTGTCCACCAAAGCCGCAAATCCTTAGTCAAGCAACGGGAAGTAGGAATGCACACCCGGCGATTTGACAATGCTTTAAAAGCAGCTTTACGGGAAGATCCAGATTTAATTCTGGTGGGGGAAATGCGCGATAAAGAAACCGTGAATACTGCCCTGAAAGCGGCTCAGACTGGTCACTTGGTCATGGGTACTCTGCACACCAATAGTGCGGTGAAAACCATTGAGCGGATTCTCAATCTTTACTCAGGGGAAGAACAAGATGCAATGCGGGTGGGAATTTCTGAGTCTTTAGTGGCAGTGATTGCTCAAGGTTTATGCCGCACAACTGATGGTAAGCGGGCGGCATTCCACGATATCATGATCAACACTGAGGCCATCAAAGAATGGATCAAAGATGGTAAATATGATGAAATTACCGAGTTGATGAAGCAAGCCAGTTTTGACGGCATGATTACGATGAATCAGTCTTTGCTCAATCTCTACCACGAAGGTCGGATTACAGAAGAAACGGCTTTGGAAATGTCGCCAACTCCTAACGAAATGGCACAGTTTCTTCGAGGACGAGTTTAGAATAGAGGGTAAAAAAATTTGTTTTTTACTTTTGTTTTCCCTCAACCGTGTAACTGATTTGATTACAGATAAACTATCTAAACCCCAGTTGTTTAAAGGTATTGCCCTTTTTACACCAGGAGGAGATTTAATTTACTGCATCGACCCTAACAAGCAGGGTCGATGGCATTTGCATTTGTGTGCTGCTTTGCAGGAAATTTTAGATTTACCAGAACCGCCACATTTTTTAGTCCCTTGTTATACTGCAACTATTGACCACTGGTTAGATCCACATACGCATCAAGTGCGAACTTTTGCGGAAGCGTATCCGGCGGTAATTCGACATCAGGCTGTACTTAACGCCATTTTTGGCACGGAGTTAGTTTGGCAACCGGCACCTTGGCAAGAGGGTTTGTGCGATCGCATGGTATTAAGTACTTATCGCTCGACTTTTCCCCAACTTTGGGAAGACCATGATTTGATTGTGGATTTGGACTGTTCGCAATCGAAACCCCAGTATTATCCCCCGGTTATACCTACGCAAAAGTTACAGCTACAAGCAGAGTGTTATGTTTTACGCCTATTTGTGGCAGGACATAGTGCAAACACTGAGCGCATTTTGCAGAATCTGCATGGACTTTTAGAGCGATCGCTGGGGTATCCTTACACTATGAAGGTGATTGATGTGTTAACGAATCCTGAACAGGCAGAAATTGATCAAGTTTCAGCAACTCCGACTCTGGTTAAGGTTTGGCCGCAACCGATTCGGCGGATTGTTGGGGATATAGATAATGTCGATAAACTTTTACAGATGTTAGGCGCTACGGAGAAAATTTAACTTTTGATCAGTAAAGACGTTCTAAATTAATTTACCTAAAGTTTTGTGGGAAGGGCAAAGATGCCCTCATTATACAACAATACAGTTCAGTTAAGCAATTTTTTCCTTCCCCTTCTTCTCTCTCTGTGTCCTCTGCGCCTCTGCGGTGCTTAAAAAACAAACTTAGCCTTAACTGAACTGTATTGATTAATAATTAGCCTGTGGAAAAAGTTACGTGGTTTCGCGGTTTGAAGACTTCCCGTGAAAAGTCAGAACTGAACCGTATTACCTTATACCTTGAATTGTTAACGGTGCGTTGCGCTGCGCGACAACACACCCTACGAAGAATTTACATTCCTTCATATACATAGAATTTTTCTCACCGATTTAAGCAGTGACTAATTTTTCGCCTGACAGCATCCGCACGGCGGCTTCGAGTAAGGCTTCTTCGAGATAGGGCTTGGTAAAGTAGCCACTAGCACCGAGTTGAACTGCCATTTGTCGGTGTTTGTCTGCACCTCGTGAGGTCAGCATGGCAATGGGTAGGTGGTTGAGGTTGGAATCTTTTTGGATGCGGGAGAGCAATTCCAGTCCGTCGCAACGGGGCATTTCGATGTCACAAAATACGATATCGCAAGGTAGACCAGAACGGAGTTTATCCCAAGCTTCCTGCCCATCACGCGCCTGTTCAACGCGATAACCAGCTTTGGTAAATGTCAGCGAGAGTAATTCTCTAACTGTAATTGAGTCATCGACAATCAGCACTGTGGGGTCAATTTTTTCTACCGTGCTTTCTGGCACGCCGGGGTCTTGTTGCTGCCAAAGTTTACTACCATTGTGTTTAGAAATCCGCCCTTGGAAGATGTCGATAATCTCTAGGACATCGGCGATGGGCATGATGCGACCATCACCTAAGACGGTAGCACCAGCAACACCAATGGGTTTGGGTGCGGGGCTTTCAAATTGCTTGATAACAATTTCTTGCTCACTCAGCACTAGGTCAATTTGTAAGGCAATTAAGGTATTTCCCGATCGCACTACCACCACTGAAACCATATCATCATCGCGGTTGCCACCATAAACATTACCGCGACTCAGCTGACGATTGAAGGTTAAGAGTTCTTTCAACGGTCGGAAAGGCAGTAATTTATCGCGCCAAGAAATATATGATTGTCCATCGGCGTGATGCTGAATACTTTTTAGGGGTATATCTAAGGTATCTTCTACCCCGTCCATCGGGAAGGCAATCCGGGCTTTATCGGAGACACAGCAGAGAGCCTTGCAAATACTTAAGGTCAATGGTAAACGAATAGTAAAGGTAGTTCCTTCACTGATAGTCGAATTTGTGTTGACTATGCCGCGAATTTCGCTAATTTCGGAACGCACTACATCCATGCCTACGCCACGGCCCGAAATCTCATCTGCTTTGTCTTTGATACTAAAACCTGGCTGGAATAGCAGGTCATAGACTTCCATCCGCGAAATTGATTTTGCTTGATCTGCTGTCATCATGCCCAGCTGAATCGCTTTTGCTTTGATTCGTTCTGGATCAATACCTGCACCGTCATCACCGACGGAAATCACCGTTTGGTTACCTTGGTAAAAGGCACGAATTGTAATGTATCCTACGGGTGGTTTACCAGCGGCTTTCCGGATATCTGGCGTTTCAATACCGTGAGCGATCGCATTGTTGAGCATATGAGTCAACGGATCGGTGAGATGATCTAAAATCATCTTGTCAATCAAGGTATCTCCGCCTTCAATCACCAAATTGACTTGTTTACCATACTTGATGGCATTGTCGCGGACTCCTCGCCGCAAGCGGTCAATTGTTTGGGAAAAAGGCACCATTCGCGCTCGTGTGAGTCCCTCTTGTAGCTGGGTTGTCACTTGGCGGAACTGTCGCGCTACTCTTTCGCTTTCTTCTGTTACAAAGTCAATGTCACTCGCTGACTCACGCACCCTGACAATAAATTCAATCATTTCCTGGGATAGCGTATGGAAAGGAGTAAAGCGATCCATCTCTAACTCACTAAAACCCATGTCTGTATGGGAATCATTGGTTTGAACGTTAGTTTCTGGAGTTGTTTTAGATTCTTTGCTTTTACGACTGGCTAGAAGGGAAGCTTCTAATAGCGATCGCTCATACAATTCTTGCATCCTAGCGCCCACATTCGACAGATGTTGCACCTGAACCAGCAAGTTATCTAAAGATTGCCGTAGCCGTTCATGATCCTGTTCTAAGGTGTTACGGTTGACTACCAACTCCCCAACTAAATTACTCATATCGTCCAGTTGCTTGACTGGGACTTTCATTGTTTCTTCAAATCTGGCAGTTAGACGATCTGAAGAACGGGAGATTTTGCTAATCAGCGGTTTGGCTTTGACCGGTGGTGAGTGAGATATAGTTTGATCTGCTTCTGCGAGCAGTTTCTCCAAATCGCTAAATTCATCATTTACATCCACTGATGCAATAGGATTGCTGGCAACTTGGTTAGTCGTTAGTTCAAATTGTGGTGCGTAGGATGGCTGTTGATGAGATACAGTTACCTCTTGCTCATCCGTTGGATTCAGCAAAGCTTCCAGAGAGGCAAAATCGTCTTCTGGCATTGAACTAGCTGAATAACTTACTGCTGCTGCTTCTTCTTCTTCTTCTAATAAAGCTTCTAATTCAGCAAAATCATCTTGGATATCAGTATCATGCTCTGAAATAGACTCTGCTGGAGAAGTTACTGATGTCACCTCCTCTGCCGGCAAAACAAAATTAGCATTTTCCCTTGCAGCTAATTGTTCGTTTAGTGACATTGGAGGGTCTGTGTTCAACAGATCATCTGATACATCTGCTGTTTCCCTTAATATTTCGGCAACGGATTCTAGATTCGACTCACTTTGACTGAAATTTAAGGTTTCTACTGAACTTTCTGCAATATCATTTATTAATAATTCTTCTGGATTTACTGCGGGCTGCTCAGTTTCGGCGGCTAATAAATCTTCAACTAAATCATCTCCTGGGGTCAGGTCAACATTATCTACCAAACCAGAGTTAACACTAATATCGACCAACTCTGATTCAGGTGGAAACTGTTCTAATTCTAAATCTTCTGGAGAACTTATATCTAGACCTGTTTTTGAAGCCAATAATTCGTCATCCTCCATCAAACTATCGGCATCATCATCCAGTTGCACATAAGTTGAGTCATGTGTAGCGGCTATTTCTGACCAGAGGATGGGCGGATTTTCATCGAGAGGATCAAACAAATCAATTTCCCAATCAGCAAATACTGGGGGAGAATCTACAGAAGCTGTCTTTGGTGGCTCTTTTGTAAATTCTGGAGTGAAATCTAACACTTCTGGCTCTTGAGAAAAGCCACTAATTTCCTCTAAAGTCAAGTCCTCATTGTCGTCATCGGTTATGGAATTGAATGCTGCTAAATCTGCAAATAAATCATCTTCATTAGCAGTATCTGATGGTAAGATTAGTTCTTGCTCATAGAAAGTGAGATCATCATCTTCTATACTTGTTGAGGGCGCGGGGGTAAACTCTTCAATGTTGCCAAAAATATCCCCAGAAGCCGCCGCAGCGAACAAACTCTCCTCTAAAGCTTTGGCGACATCCTGCTCAAGTAACGGAACAGTTTCTTCTTGTGGTTCTGTTGCGGTTTCTTGGTTCCAAAAGTCGTTTAAATTGTCTTCTGTCTGAGTAAATTCTATTCCTGTTGCAGGTGTGATATCAAATAAATCACTGACTTCTGCCTCATTGCTAGACAGTTGGGGATTCTCTTCAACAGCATCAAAATCGTCAAACAAACCATCTAAAGTTAAAGACTCTGGCTGGATGATAGTGGGTTTTGCTTCTATATCATCCGGTGAAATTTCTTCTACATCTGCATTACCTGTTTCTGAGAATAAGTCATCATAACTGCTTTCTTGATTAGTAGATATTTGTTCTGGTTGAGTGACTTCGCCTGTGGGCAGTAATTCCTGATTATCTATTGTTAGTGCTAATGAATCATCTATTAAATTATTTACAGAAGAATCTGCTGATTCCCTCAAAATTTCCGCATATATTGGTGTATTTTGCGGTTCTGGATGCTCGATTTCGGCAAAATCGCTGCCAAATAATATGTTTAAATCTTCTGTTTTTGTCAGACCAACTTGCACTTGATCGTCGTTTTTATCTTCATCAAAAGAGAGAAAATCAGCTAAATCGTGATCAACATCTTCTCTATCAATGTCACTAAAATCCATTCCTAATTCACTGGCGGCGCTAACTTCTAAAACTTCCTCTTGTTGCCAAGTTTCATCTAGTTCGGAAGTTTCACCTTTAAATAAATCAGCTAGAGTATTTAACTCAGCTAGTCCTACTTCAGGGCCATTTTGGCCAATATTGCTCATATATGTTTCTTCTTCACCACCCAAGAAGAACATCTGAGTCCGAGGGGTTGCAGGAACAGTGTTTTGTGTTGCTGCGGAAATATCCTGACTGGGCTGAAGTTGCTCGGATAGTTCAGTTAGGCTCGTTATGCTATCTGTTGACTGTAGAATAGTCGGTTGCTGACTGAACCAATTATCTGTAGCCGCAGATGATTCCTCTTCGGCTGTTGGTTCTGCTACAGATGCCGACTGGTGAGCTAGCAAATCTTGAGACTCTAACAACTCAAGTTCTGGCAAGTTTAAGAGGGCTGCTAATTGCTGACTAGTTGCAATCTCGGTTTCTTCACCTCGGAGAACCAATTCTTGAGCTTGTTTAATTTCGGTAATGATAATTTTGGCTAGAGTGAGATAGGTATTTTCTGGATTAGCGATCGCATTTGCTGCGGCTTGACATAATCTACACCAATGAGGCAAATTCCAAGTCTGGCCAAGTCTGACTAACTGCTGACAAGATTGCTGAAGATTTTTGCGAGATTCAAGTGTGTTTTTTTGTTTAAACAGTTGCAACATTTCCCGTAGTGCTTGTAACACCTGGGCTTGAAATTCATCCCAGTGGTCACTTTCTAGGGCGGGTAAGGGCGAATGTGCTTCTGAAGAGACTACAGACAGGGGTAATTCTGTCGATGTACTTTCAGCGTCTTCTTCCTGGTTAGGAATATCTTGGCGCAGGAACAGATCGGTAAGTGTGCTAACTCTATCCTGATAATTTGGTTCTAATTCCGTTGTGGTATTGTCATTCACTACTCCACTGCCATTTTTTTGGACAAGGAAATCCAGATGCTCATATAGCCATTTAAACACCGGCTCAGTTTCTAACATCAGAGTATTGGCAGCCTCTTCTGACAGACCGAACGGCCCACTTAAATGTTCTAACAGCACCTTGAGGGTATCAGATACACCAAGAAATAAAGATTCTAACTTTTGATCAACCTGAACCGGATGTTCTTTGAGAACTTTAAAACAATCTTCCAGACGGTGAGAGGTGAGCTGAATACTATTCAGCCCCAACATAGCTGCGCTTCCCTTGATTGAATGAGCTGCCCGGAAAACTTCGTTGACCATTTCCGGGTCGTTCAAGGTACTTTGAAGATTCATTAACCCCTGCTCAATCGTATTCAGATGGTCTCTGGCTTCTTCTATGAAATAACCTAAAATCCGCTGTTGTTGTTCCGGCAGCATAATAAAACTTCTGAGTGCTGAGTACTGAGTGGTCATCGACTCGTGTCTAATGACTCATTTATTACTTAGATTCGAGGGTTTCCACGCGGAAACGCTCTACGGAGGATATCAAGTCACGGGAAACACCTACTAAAAGTTGTAGTGCGCCTGAAACGCGCTGTGCTTCTTGGGAGGTTTCTTGAGCTGTGAGTTCCACTGATTGCATAACGTGGGCGACAGCACGAGAAGTTTCTGTTTGTTCTACTGTGTCGCTGGTAATGGAGCGCACTAAAGTATCAATACGATTCGCGACTTGAATAATATTTTCCAGCGATCGCTTGGCTTCTTCTGCCAATTTAGTGCCTTTAATTACCTGTTGTGTGCCTTCTTCCATTGCGGTCATGACTGAGCCAGTTTCGCTCTGGATTTGCATGACAATCTGTTCAATTTCCTTTAAGGATTTGGCAGATTTGTCTGCTAGCTGACGCACTTCGTCTGCCACAATGGCAAACCCACGTCCGGCATCACCGGCTCTAGCTGCCTCAATACTGGCGTTGAGTGCCAGTAAATTGGTCCGGGAGGCAATTTGAGAAATTAACGCCACAATTTTAGAAATTTCTTGGGAAGATTCAGCTAGTCGCTTCACCTTGCGGGTAGTTTCCGCTACAGTTTCGCGAATTTCTAAAATACCTGCCACAGTATTTTCCACTGCTTCCCCACCTTTGAGTGCGATCGCACTGGCATCACCAGCCACAATTTCTGCTTCCCGTGCTGCTTCCGCTACCCTTTGAATTGAGTCAGTCATCACCTGGACTGAATTTAAGGTTACTCCTAACTCTTCTGCTTGTCGCAAGGCATCACTCGATAAAGCTCTAGCAAATGTTTCGGAATTCGTTGCACCTTTTGTTACCTCCTTTGCTGCCACTTTTACTTGTTGGACAATATCCCGGAGGTTTTGAATTGTCAGATTAAAGGCATCGGCAACGGCTCCTAGGACATCGGCTGTCACTTCGGCTTGAACTGTCAAATCCCCTCTAGCAGCGCCTTCCACATCATCTAACAAGCGAATCACTTGACGTTGCAGGTTTTCTTTGGCTTCTTCTTGTTCATCCGCTTTGCGTTGGGCATCATGTGTAGTTTTAAAAATCACACGAGCCATTTCATTAAAGCCAGTAGACAACCGCCCTAACTCATCTTCGGAATACACCGTGGCTTGCACATCAAGATTACCGAGGCGGACGGCATCAAACTGAGCTTGCAAGTCCTTGGTAGTCCGGCGAATTTGCTTGAGTGTCAGATTGCCCATAAAGGCTGCTGTACCAAAACCAGCAACACCCGCAGCCAGTGACATCGCCCAGCCTGTATTCCTCACGGATTCCCGTTGTTCGGGTGGCGCAAAGTTGGTAGTTACGAAGCTAACTGTAGCTACAACTAAGGCTGAGAAAATGCCCACTGTGCCAGCCACAAACCAGGGTTTGACATCTAGGGAGGCATTTTCTAAAGGTGCTAGCCAGCCTTGTTCAACACTAACGTTGGGTTCTAGCTGTGAGACGTTTTTTTCGTTAAATATAGGAACTGCTTCTTGTTCGCCATTCTCTGAACCAGTAATAGAAAACAGTTCATCGTCGCGTTCTTTAGGTTCATTTTTGGGGTTAGATACCGGGTTTTTAGCTTGTTGTAAGTTCCCACTACTGTCTAATGAACCCGAAAGCATCGCCACATCATCAAAGCTAGAATTTGTTTCTGTTAAGTCAAATCCGGGAATGTTTCCTAAATCATCAAATTCATCAAAGTCATCTAAAAACTCGATATTACTCTGAGAATTTTCGCCCTTTAGTAAACTATTGGTATCTCCATCAGAGCCAAAAGCAGATTTAAAGGCTTCAAAATCAAAACCATCATCAAAGTTATCTATATCAACCGCAGAATTACTGGCAATATGCTGGTCTCTTGGCGAATAATTACCATTTAAACTTGAGGATATTTCTTCACCTTCTATTTTCTCTAACCAATTATTAGAATCGGACTGAGAGAAATTATCTGAAGAATTATTACTCAAATTATTTGGTTCGGTGGAATCTAGTTTGAGATTCTCCTGGGCCATCAGTAACGTTTCGTCTTCCTGGCTATTTGTTTGTAGGTCAAAATTTGCCAGATTTGGCTCTTTGTCAGTTTCTTCAGTCAAATTCTCCGGAGTAGTTTCTAAACTACTGCTGGTTGAAGAACTGACTTCGGCAAAAGTTGTATCTTGGACATTTTCATCATAATCTAAAGAATTTTCCTGAGAGTATTCTGTTGCAGTATCTGATAAAGCCCTAGTAGTTTCTGGCTCATCTACCCTTTCTAGTTCAATCTCCTTTTGCCAGAAAACGGGTAAATCTAGTTCAACTTGCTCATCTTCCCCATTGGTATGAGATTCTGTCCGGCTTTGATTTTGATTCAAAGCAAAAGGATCTTCCCTTAAAGATGTGGTTGAATCTGAGGTTTGATTGAATGAAACGCTGTCTTCGGCGATCTCAAATGGATTGCTTAAGGATAGCTCTTCTACATCTATGAATGGCTGAGGCTCTGCCAAGGAATCCATTGCAAAGGTGCTGTTGCTATCTAAGTTAGCAAACATCCCCAAATCTTCTAGTTCTGGTGGGTCAGACTCCAGATGATCAGAAATTCCTGTAACATTTATTTGCTCTAGCTGATGATTTTCTTCAGTCCCAACCGCTAATCCCAGTTCTTCTTCGTATTCATTGATACTTTGCAACCCATTATTGGCAAAACCAATAACTTCTTGATCATCAGACAACTGTAAAACTTTTTGATACTCTTGTTGTGCAACATCGTACTGCTGCAAAACGTAGTAGATATGACCCCGTAACAAATGGCAATTAGCGTCATCTGGT comes from the Nodularia sp. NIES-3585 genome and includes:
- a CDS encoding response regulator; translated protein: MLPEQQQRILGYFIEEARDHLNTIEQGLMNLQSTLNDPEMVNEVFRAAHSIKGSAAMLGLNSIQLTSHRLEDCFKVLKEHPVQVDQKLESLFLGVSDTLKVLLEHLSGPFGLSEEAANTLMLETEPVFKWLYEHLDFLVQKNGSGVVNDNTTTELEPNYQDRVSTLTDLFLRQDIPNQEEDAESTSTELPLSVVSSEAHSPLPALESDHWDEFQAQVLQALREMLQLFKQKNTLESRKNLQQSCQQLVRLGQTWNLPHWCRLCQAAANAIANPENTYLTLAKIIITEIKQAQELVLRGEETEIATSQQLAALLNLPELELLESQDLLAHQSASVAEPTAEEESSAATDNWFSQQPTILQSTDSITSLTELSEQLQPSQDISAATQNTVPATPRTQMFFLGGEEETYMSNIGQNGPEVGLAELNTLADLFKGETSELDETWQQEEVLEVSAASELGMDFSDIDREDVDHDLADFLSFDEDKNDDQVQVGLTKTEDLNILFGSDFAEIEHPEPQNTPIYAEILRESADSSVNNLIDDSLALTIDNQELLPTGEVTQPEQISTNQESSYDDLFSETGNADVEEISPDDIEAKPTIIQPESLTLDGLFDDFDAVEENPQLSSNEAEVSDLFDITPATGIEFTQTEDNLNDFWNQETATEPQEETVPLLEQDVAKALEESLFAAAASGDIFGNIEEFTPAPSTSIEDDDLTFYEQELILPSDTANEDDLFADLAAFNSITDDDNEDLTLEEISGFSQEPEVLDFTPEFTKEPPKTASVDSPPVFADWEIDLFDPLDENPPILWSEIAATHDSTYVQLDDDADSLMEDDELLASKTGLDISSPEDLELEQFPPESELVDISVNSGLVDNVDLTPGDDLVEDLLAAETEQPAVNPEELLINDIAESSVETLNFSQSESNLESVAEILRETADVSDDLLNTDPPMSLNEQLAARENANFVLPAEEVTSVTSPAESISEHDTDIQDDFAELEALLEEEEEAAAVSYSASSMPEDDFASLEALLNPTDEQEVTVSHQQPSYAPQFELTTNQVASNPIASVDVNDEFSDLEKLLAEADQTISHSPPVKAKPLISKISRSSDRLTARFEETMKVPVKQLDDMSNLVGELVVNRNTLEQDHERLRQSLDNLLVQVQHLSNVGARMQELYERSLLEASLLASRKSKESKTTPETNVQTNDSHTDMGFSELEMDRFTPFHTLSQEMIEFIVRVRESASDIDFVTEESERVARQFRQVTTQLQEGLTRARMVPFSQTIDRLRRGVRDNAIKYGKQVNLVIEGGDTLIDKMILDHLTDPLTHMLNNAIAHGIETPDIRKAAGKPPVGYITIRAFYQGNQTVISVGDDGAGIDPERIKAKAIQLGMMTADQAKSISRMEVYDLLFQPGFSIKDKADEISGRGVGMDVVRSEISEIRGIVNTNSTISEGTTFTIRLPLTLSICKALCCVSDKARIAFPMDGVEDTLDIPLKSIQHHADGQSYISWRDKLLPFRPLKELLTFNRQLSRGNVYGGNRDDDMVSVVVVRSGNTLIALQIDLVLSEQEIVIKQFESPAPKPIGVAGATVLGDGRIMPIADVLEIIDIFQGRISKHNGSKLWQQQDPGVPESTVEKIDPTVLIVDDSITVRELLSLTFTKAGYRVEQARDGQEAWDKLRSGLPCDIVFCDIEMPRCDGLELLSRIQKDSNLNHLPIAMLTSRGADKHRQMAVQLGASGYFTKPYLEEALLEAAVRMLSGEKLVTA